A genomic region of Arachis hypogaea cultivar Tifrunner chromosome 5, arahy.Tifrunner.gnm2.J5K5, whole genome shotgun sequence contains the following coding sequences:
- the LOC112802244 gene encoding LEAF RUST 10 DISEASE-RESISTANCEUS RECEPTOR-LIKE PROTEIN KINASE-like 2.1: protein MLEPFYLLCALFSAIFMTCYADSSPICAPSDCGNEVPIKYPFWKRSGTVGEVCGYPEFGLECSKKGYPILQLKTDTYYVTDINYVNHSITLVDIDVMNDTCPRAKNNVSIGNIPLSFSNLDMNITFYFNCSSQPSVVGAVPIKCLINGQGKKSYVFEVGTDIGRRTWTNSCDAEVMVAVKHDQINSGDLINEFGAAMSKGFVLDWNRAVDCAECELSDGYCAYNGTTRQTMCICKDSIIVAESCKKAAGNRWTRLKKVIIGATTAAVIAGLLSICYFTYKLPRWREKYSFLTKGNQDIETFLKNHGVLSIKRYKFSDVKKMTNSFKVKLGQGGFGVVYKGKLSDGSNVAVKMLNPSKGNGKEFINEVASISRTSHVNVVTLFGFCFEGRKKVLIYEFISNGSLDKYIYRKEGVETTTLLSWDKLYQIAKGIARGLEYLHRGCNTQILHFDIKPHNILLDENFCPKISDFGLAKLCPGKESLISMSDARGTIGYIAPEVWNRHFGKASHKSDVYSYGMMLLDIVGGKKNINVEGSQTSEIYFPDWIYKRLEQGTQLGPEDGVVAIEENELVKKMTIVGLWCIQTIPNDRPTMSKVVEMLEGSIDSIKMPPRPALSSPVRSIAESSTLLN, encoded by the exons ATGTTAGAACCTTTCTACTTGTTATGTGCATTATTCTCCGCCATATTCATGACATGTTATGCTGATTCATCACCAATTTGTGCTCCTTCTGATTGTGGTAATGAAGTTCCCATTAAGTACCCTTTCTGGAAACGTTCCGGCACCGTCGGAGAAGTTTGCGGTTATCcggagtttggtcttgaatgtTCAAAAAAAGGCTACCCTATCCTCCAACTGAAAACTGACACATACTATGTTACAGACATAAACTATGTAAATCATTCAATCACACTTGTTGACATTGATGTGATGAATGATACATGTCCAAGGGCAAAGAACAACGTTTCCATAGGGAACATACCTTTGTCTTTCAGTAATTTGGATATGAACATCACTTTCTACTTCAATTGCAGTTCTCAGCCTTCAGTGGTTGGTGCCGTGCCtatcaagtgtttgataaatgGTCAGGGGAAGAAGTCTTATGTGTTTGAGGTTGGAACGGATATTGGTCGAAGGACTTGGACTAACTCTTGTGATGCTGAGGTTATGGTGGCAGTGAAGCATGATCAGATCAATAGTGGTGACTTGATCAATGAGTTTGGTGCAGCTATGAGCAAAGGGTTTGTTCTTGATTGGAACAGAGCTGTGGATTGTGCTGAGTGCGAGCTTTCTGATGGGTATTGTGCATATAATGGAACTACTAGGCAGACCATGTGCATATGCAAAGATAGCATAATTGTTGCCGAAAGCTGTAAAAAAG CTGCAGGTAATCGCTGGACCAGACTAAAGAAAGTCATTATTG GTGCTACAACAGCTGCAGTAATTGCAGGATTGTTGAGTATTTGTTACTTTACATACAAGTTACCAAGATGGCGAGAAAAATATAGCTTTCTGACAAAAGGTAACCAAGATATTGAAACTTTCTTAAAAAATCATGGCGTGTTAAGTATAAAACGATATAAATTCTCTGATGTGAAGAAAATGACCAACTCCTTCAAAGTTAAACTAGGACAAGGTGGTTTTGGTGTTGTATACAAGGGAAAGTTATCCGATGGTTCTAATGTGGCAGTCAAAATGTTGAATCCATCCAAAGGAAATGGTAAAGAGTTTATCAATGAAGTAGCTAGCATTAGTAGAACTTCTCATGTTAATGTTGTCACCCTTTTTGGATTCTGCTTTGAAGGCCGCAAGAAAGTTCTTATTTATGAATTTATATCAAATGGTTCCCTTGACAAGTATATTTATAGAAAGGAAGGAGTTGAAACTACTACATTGTTGAGTTGGGATAAGCTGTATCAAATTGCCAAAGGGATAGCTAGGGGGTTAGAATACTTGCATAGAGGATGCAACACTCAAATTTTACATTTTGACATAAAGCCACATAATATTCTTTTGGATGAAAATTTTTGTCCTAAGATATCAGATTTTGGACTAGCAAAACTTTGTCCTGGGAAGGAAAGTCTTATTTCCATGTCAGATGCTAGAGGAACAATAGGGTATATAGCTCCAGAAGTATGGAATAGACATTTCGGCAAAGCTTCTCATAAATCTGATGTTTATAGTTATGGAATGATGCTTCTTGATATAGTGGGAGGAAAGAAGAACATTAATGTAGAAGGGAGTCAAACAAGTGAGATATATTTCCCTGATTGGATATACAAAAGGCTTGAACAAGGCACTCAATTAGGACCTGAAGATGGAGTGGTGGCAATAGAGGAAAATGAATTGGTTAAGAAAATGACGATTGTGGGTTTATGGTGTATTCAAACAATTCCAAATGATAGACCTACAATGAGTAAAGTTGTAGAAATGTTAGAAGGCAGCATAGATTCCATAAAAATGCCACCAAGACCTGCTCTGTCTTCTCCTGTAAGATCGATTGCAGAATCTTCTACTTTGTTAAATTAG